The Falco naumanni isolate bFalNau1 chromosome 1, bFalNau1.pat, whole genome shotgun sequence genome window below encodes:
- the RBFOX3 gene encoding RNA binding protein fox-1 homolog 3 isoform X1 — translation MLCSMANSGCLLVSNSGMLPHSLPCPPAFLYLQQGNQDATAPPDAMAQPYPPAQYPPPPQNGIPAEYAPPHPHPTQDYSGQSTVPEHAMTLYTPAQSHAEQPGTDASTQSIAGTQTVPQTDEAAQTDSQQLHSSDNTDKQQPKRLHVSNIPFRFRDPDLRQMFGQFGKILDVEIIFNERGSKGFGFVTFETSTDADRAREKLNGTIVEGRKIEVNNATARVMTNKKVTNPYTNGWKLNPVVGAVYGPEFYAVTGFPYPTTGTAVAYRGAHLRGRGRAVYNTFRAAPPPPPIPTYGAVVYQDGFYGAEIYGGYAAYRYAQPAAAAAAYSDSYGRVYAAADPYHHTIGPAATYSIGTMASLYRGGYSRFTPY, via the exons GGTAACCAGGACGCCACGGCTCCGCCAGACGCGATGGCTCAGCCCTACCCCCCGGCCCAgtatcccccacccccccagaaTGGGATCCCCGCAGAGTATGCGCCgccgcacccccaccccacgcAGGACTACTCGGGGCAAAGCACAGTACCAGAGCACGCCATGACCCTCTACACACCAGCACAGAGCCATGCCGAGCAGCCGGGCACCGATGCCAGCACACAGTCCATAGCAGGGACACAGACGGTACCG CAGACAGATGAGGCGGCACAGACAGACAGCCAGCAGCTACACTCCTCAGACAACACAGACAAGCAGCAGCCCAAGAGGTTACACGTCTCCAACATCCCCTTCCGATTCCGGGACCCTGACCTGCGGCAAATGTTTGGG CAATTCGGGAAGATCCTGGATGTGGAGATCATTTTCAATGAGCGGGGCTCCAAG ggttttgggtttgtaaCTTTTGAAACTAGCACAGATGCCGACCGGGCACGGGAGAAGCTGAATGGCACCATCGTAGAGGGCCGGAAGATTGAG GTGAACAACGCCACAGCCCGGGTCATGACGAACAAGAAGGTTACCAACCCCTACACCAACG gctggaaGCTGAACCCGGTAGTGGGAGCGGTCTACGGCCCCGAGTTCTACGCAG tAACGGGGTTCCCGTACCCCACCACGGGTACAGCTGTGGCCTACCGAGGGGCACACTTACGGGGACGAGGACGTGCCGTCTACAACACCTTCCGAGCCGCGCCACCACCACCGCCCATCCCCACCTACGGCGC GGTCGTCTACCAGGATGGGTTCTATGGAGCAGAGATCTAC GGGGGCTATGCCGCCTACAGATACGCCcagccggcagcagcagcggcagcatACAGTGACAG TTACGGCAGAGTGTATGCAGCGGCAGACCCATACCACCACACCATCGGCCCTGCTGCCACATACAGCATCGGCACCATG GCTAGTCTATACCGAGGAGGGTACAGCCGCTTCACTCCCTACTAG
- the RBFOX3 gene encoding RNA binding protein fox-1 homolog 3 isoform X2 — protein sequence MLCSMANSGCLLVSNSGMLPHSLPCPPAFLYLQQGNQDATAPPDAMAQPYPPAQYPPPPQNGIPAEYAPPHPHPTQDYSGQSTVPEHAMTLYTPAQSHAEQPGTDASTQSIAGTQTVPQTDEAAQTDSQQLHSSDNTDKQQPKRLHVSNIPFRFRDPDLRQMFGQFGKILDVEIIFNERGSKGFGFVTFETSTDADRAREKLNGTIVEGRKIEVNNATARVMTNKKVTNPYTNGWKLNPVVGAVYGPEFYAVTGFPYPTTGTAVAYRGAHLRGRGRAVYNTFRAAPPPPPIPTYGAVVYQDGFYGAEIYGGYAAYRYAQPAAAAAAYSDSYGRVYAAADPYHHTIGPAATYSIGTM from the exons GGTAACCAGGACGCCACGGCTCCGCCAGACGCGATGGCTCAGCCCTACCCCCCGGCCCAgtatcccccacccccccagaaTGGGATCCCCGCAGAGTATGCGCCgccgcacccccaccccacgcAGGACTACTCGGGGCAAAGCACAGTACCAGAGCACGCCATGACCCTCTACACACCAGCACAGAGCCATGCCGAGCAGCCGGGCACCGATGCCAGCACACAGTCCATAGCAGGGACACAGACGGTACCG CAGACAGATGAGGCGGCACAGACAGACAGCCAGCAGCTACACTCCTCAGACAACACAGACAAGCAGCAGCCCAAGAGGTTACACGTCTCCAACATCCCCTTCCGATTCCGGGACCCTGACCTGCGGCAAATGTTTGGG CAATTCGGGAAGATCCTGGATGTGGAGATCATTTTCAATGAGCGGGGCTCCAAG ggttttgggtttgtaaCTTTTGAAACTAGCACAGATGCCGACCGGGCACGGGAGAAGCTGAATGGCACCATCGTAGAGGGCCGGAAGATTGAG GTGAACAACGCCACAGCCCGGGTCATGACGAACAAGAAGGTTACCAACCCCTACACCAACG gctggaaGCTGAACCCGGTAGTGGGAGCGGTCTACGGCCCCGAGTTCTACGCAG tAACGGGGTTCCCGTACCCCACCACGGGTACAGCTGTGGCCTACCGAGGGGCACACTTACGGGGACGAGGACGTGCCGTCTACAACACCTTCCGAGCCGCGCCACCACCACCGCCCATCCCCACCTACGGCGC GGTCGTCTACCAGGATGGGTTCTATGGAGCAGAGATCTAC GGGGGCTATGCCGCCTACAGATACGCCcagccggcagcagcagcggcagcatACAGTGACAG TTACGGCAGAGTGTATGCAGCGGCAGACCCATACCACCACACCATCGGCCCTGCTGCCACATACAGCATCGGCACCATG TGA
- the RBFOX3 gene encoding RNA binding protein fox-1 homolog 3 isoform X4: MLCSMANSGCLLVSNSGMLPHSLPCPPAFLYLQQGNQDATAPPDAMAQPYPPAQYPPPPQNGIPAEYAPPHPHPTQDYSGQSTVPEHAMTLYTPAQSHAEQPGTDASTQSIAGTQTVPQTDEAAQTDSQQLHSSDNTDKQQPKRLHVSNIPFRFRDPDLRQMFGQFGKILDVEIIFNERGSKVNNATARVMTNKKVTNPYTNGWKLNPVVGAVYGPEFYAVTGFPYPTTGTAVAYRGAHLRGRGRAVYNTFRAAPPPPPIPTYGAVVYQDGFYGAEIYGGYAAYRYAQPAAAAAAYSDSYGRVYAAADPYHHTIGPAATYSIGTMASLYRGGYSRFTPY; encoded by the exons GGTAACCAGGACGCCACGGCTCCGCCAGACGCGATGGCTCAGCCCTACCCCCCGGCCCAgtatcccccacccccccagaaTGGGATCCCCGCAGAGTATGCGCCgccgcacccccaccccacgcAGGACTACTCGGGGCAAAGCACAGTACCAGAGCACGCCATGACCCTCTACACACCAGCACAGAGCCATGCCGAGCAGCCGGGCACCGATGCCAGCACACAGTCCATAGCAGGGACACAGACGGTACCG CAGACAGATGAGGCGGCACAGACAGACAGCCAGCAGCTACACTCCTCAGACAACACAGACAAGCAGCAGCCCAAGAGGTTACACGTCTCCAACATCCCCTTCCGATTCCGGGACCCTGACCTGCGGCAAATGTTTGGG CAATTCGGGAAGATCCTGGATGTGGAGATCATTTTCAATGAGCGGGGCTCCAAG GTGAACAACGCCACAGCCCGGGTCATGACGAACAAGAAGGTTACCAACCCCTACACCAACG gctggaaGCTGAACCCGGTAGTGGGAGCGGTCTACGGCCCCGAGTTCTACGCAG tAACGGGGTTCCCGTACCCCACCACGGGTACAGCTGTGGCCTACCGAGGGGCACACTTACGGGGACGAGGACGTGCCGTCTACAACACCTTCCGAGCCGCGCCACCACCACCGCCCATCCCCACCTACGGCGC GGTCGTCTACCAGGATGGGTTCTATGGAGCAGAGATCTAC GGGGGCTATGCCGCCTACAGATACGCCcagccggcagcagcagcggcagcatACAGTGACAG TTACGGCAGAGTGTATGCAGCGGCAGACCCATACCACCACACCATCGGCCCTGCTGCCACATACAGCATCGGCACCATG GCTAGTCTATACCGAGGAGGGTACAGCCGCTTCACTCCCTACTAG
- the RBFOX3 gene encoding RNA binding protein fox-1 homolog 3 isoform X3, with amino-acid sequence MMMYIWGNQDATAPPDAMAQPYPPAQYPPPPQNGIPAEYAPPHPHPTQDYSGQSTVPEHAMTLYTPAQSHAEQPGTDASTQSIAGTQTVPQTDEAAQTDSQQLHSSDNTDKQQPKRLHVSNIPFRFRDPDLRQMFGQFGKILDVEIIFNERGSKGFGFVTFETSTDADRAREKLNGTIVEGRKIEVNNATARVMTNKKVTNPYTNGWKLNPVVGAVYGPEFYAVTGFPYPTTGTAVAYRGAHLRGRGRAVYNTFRAAPPPPPIPTYGAVVYQDGFYGAEIYGGYAAYRYAQPAAAAAAYSDSYGRVYAAADPYHHTIGPAATYSIGTMASLYRGGYSRFTPY; translated from the exons GGTAACCAGGACGCCACGGCTCCGCCAGACGCGATGGCTCAGCCCTACCCCCCGGCCCAgtatcccccacccccccagaaTGGGATCCCCGCAGAGTATGCGCCgccgcacccccaccccacgcAGGACTACTCGGGGCAAAGCACAGTACCAGAGCACGCCATGACCCTCTACACACCAGCACAGAGCCATGCCGAGCAGCCGGGCACCGATGCCAGCACACAGTCCATAGCAGGGACACAGACGGTACCG CAGACAGATGAGGCGGCACAGACAGACAGCCAGCAGCTACACTCCTCAGACAACACAGACAAGCAGCAGCCCAAGAGGTTACACGTCTCCAACATCCCCTTCCGATTCCGGGACCCTGACCTGCGGCAAATGTTTGGG CAATTCGGGAAGATCCTGGATGTGGAGATCATTTTCAATGAGCGGGGCTCCAAG ggttttgggtttgtaaCTTTTGAAACTAGCACAGATGCCGACCGGGCACGGGAGAAGCTGAATGGCACCATCGTAGAGGGCCGGAAGATTGAG GTGAACAACGCCACAGCCCGGGTCATGACGAACAAGAAGGTTACCAACCCCTACACCAACG gctggaaGCTGAACCCGGTAGTGGGAGCGGTCTACGGCCCCGAGTTCTACGCAG tAACGGGGTTCCCGTACCCCACCACGGGTACAGCTGTGGCCTACCGAGGGGCACACTTACGGGGACGAGGACGTGCCGTCTACAACACCTTCCGAGCCGCGCCACCACCACCGCCCATCCCCACCTACGGCGC GGTCGTCTACCAGGATGGGTTCTATGGAGCAGAGATCTAC GGGGGCTATGCCGCCTACAGATACGCCcagccggcagcagcagcggcagcatACAGTGACAG TTACGGCAGAGTGTATGCAGCGGCAGACCCATACCACCACACCATCGGCCCTGCTGCCACATACAGCATCGGCACCATG GCTAGTCTATACCGAGGAGGGTACAGCCGCTTCACTCCCTACTAG
- the RBFOX3 gene encoding RNA binding protein fox-1 homolog 3 isoform X6 translates to MAQPYPPAQYPPPPQNGIPAEYAPPHPHPTQDYSGQSTVPEHAMTLYTPAQSHAEQPGTDASTQSIAGTQTVPQTDEAAQTDSQQLHSSDNTDKQQPKRLHVSNIPFRFRDPDLRQMFGQFGKILDVEIIFNERGSKGFGFVTFETSTDADRAREKLNGTIVEGRKIEVNNATARVMTNKKVTNPYTNGWKLNPVVGAVYGPEFYAVTGFPYPTTGTAVAYRGAHLRGRGRAVYNTFRAAPPPPPIPTYGAVVYQDGFYGAEIYGGYAAYRYAQPAAAAAAYSDSYGRVYAAADPYHHTIGPAATYSIGTMASLYRGGYSRFTPY, encoded by the exons ATGGCTCAGCCCTACCCCCCGGCCCAgtatcccccacccccccagaaTGGGATCCCCGCAGAGTATGCGCCgccgcacccccaccccacgcAGGACTACTCGGGGCAAAGCACAGTACCAGAGCACGCCATGACCCTCTACACACCAGCACAGAGCCATGCCGAGCAGCCGGGCACCGATGCCAGCACACAGTCCATAGCAGGGACACAGACGGTACCG CAGACAGATGAGGCGGCACAGACAGACAGCCAGCAGCTACACTCCTCAGACAACACAGACAAGCAGCAGCCCAAGAGGTTACACGTCTCCAACATCCCCTTCCGATTCCGGGACCCTGACCTGCGGCAAATGTTTGGG CAATTCGGGAAGATCCTGGATGTGGAGATCATTTTCAATGAGCGGGGCTCCAAG ggttttgggtttgtaaCTTTTGAAACTAGCACAGATGCCGACCGGGCACGGGAGAAGCTGAATGGCACCATCGTAGAGGGCCGGAAGATTGAG GTGAACAACGCCACAGCCCGGGTCATGACGAACAAGAAGGTTACCAACCCCTACACCAACG gctggaaGCTGAACCCGGTAGTGGGAGCGGTCTACGGCCCCGAGTTCTACGCAG tAACGGGGTTCCCGTACCCCACCACGGGTACAGCTGTGGCCTACCGAGGGGCACACTTACGGGGACGAGGACGTGCCGTCTACAACACCTTCCGAGCCGCGCCACCACCACCGCCCATCCCCACCTACGGCGC GGTCGTCTACCAGGATGGGTTCTATGGAGCAGAGATCTAC GGGGGCTATGCCGCCTACAGATACGCCcagccggcagcagcagcggcagcatACAGTGACAG TTACGGCAGAGTGTATGCAGCGGCAGACCCATACCACCACACCATCGGCCCTGCTGCCACATACAGCATCGGCACCATG GCTAGTCTATACCGAGGAGGGTACAGCCGCTTCACTCCCTACTAG
- the ENGASE gene encoding cytosolic endo-beta-N-acetylglucosaminidase, whose protein sequence is MAAAAAQEGPARRGKRAGTEAPAEAEAERAERRRRSFQPAAEPRGTTVLHDTVSARPQPLPARHFDTSTTEPISFSLSGLEELLSWQPDSNDDFNVSAVPLAERQPPLGSQRPRTLVCHDMRGGYLEDRFIQGSATRNPYVFYHWRYIDVFIYFSHHTVTIPPVCWTNAAHRNGVTVLGTFITEWTDGEKLCESFLAGGEEAYHAVSEQLARIAQHYRFDGWLVNIENMLSAAAARNLPAFLRHLTVQVHSAVPGGLVIWYDSVLQNGTLRWQNELNEENRVFFDACDGLFTNYNWKEEHLERTCGLAGPRCTDVYVGIDVFARGDVVGGGFDTDKSLRLIRQHGLSAAIFAPGWVYEHLGEENFLHNENKFWGSLSEYLPTHSICTLPLTTSFSLGMGTSRFLAGMEEEAGPWYDLSAQEIQPLYPEHKGRLSTSCCLQDAWCGGSSLRLQGSIPAGEERVAIRLFSLQMLAPPKLFLTMVYKLEGPHPDELMVALELTTWDSRTCHEGNITSLPEPNSRHHPRFLPAPPPRLAELLAACDRSSHGWTRRCYELDLQDCSLRDLSLLLSCHQPSLQETPFTCLLGEIRVLDAASVVASPPQVQSLTASQLWWQEGPEAKQLSLSLTLRWAFPPNRASCFRILSQGARCREGQTPLQLLGLAHACLYRVVGLVVPQPAAGQSCRLELLVEPVLRDELPVDPDHWGRLVLVYSEPASGTSRDGH, encoded by the exons atggcggcggcggcggcgcaggAGGGCCCGGCACGGCGCGGGAAGCGGGCCGGGACTGAGGCGCCAGCGGAGGCCGAGGCGGAGCGGgccgagcggcggcggcggag CTTCCAGCCGGCGGCGGAGCCCCGGGGAACCACCGTCCTGCACGACACCGTCAgcgcccgcccgcagcccctgccag cgagGCACTTCGATACCAGCACGACAGAGCCCATCAGCTTCTCCTTGTCCGGCCTGGAGGAGCTGCTCTCCTGGCAGCCCGACAGCAACGACGACTTCAACGTCTCCGCTGTGCCGCTGGCAGAGCGCCAGCCCCCGCTGGGCAGCCAGAGGCCCCGGACGCTGGTGTGCCACGACATGCGCGGCGGGTACCTGGAGGACAG GTTCATCCAGGGCTCAGCCACACGCAACCCCTACGTCTTCTACCACTGGCGGTACATCGATGTCTTCATCTACTTCAGCCACCACACTGTCACCATCCCGCCCGTGTGCTGGACCAATGCGGCGCACAGGAACGGCGTCACTGTGCTGG GCACATTCATCACGGAGTGGACGGATGGGGAGAAGCTGTGTGAGTCATTCctggctggtggggaggaggcgTACCACGCTGTGAGCGAGCAGCTGGCCCGCATTGCCCAGCACTACCGCTTCGACGGCTGGCTGGTCAACATAGAGAACATGCTGAGC gcagcagcggcAAGGAACCTGCCCGCCTTCCTGCGGCACCTGACGGTGCAGGTGCACAGCGCCGTGCCAGGGGGGCTGGTGATCTGGTATGACAGCGTCCTGCAGAACGGCACGCTGAGATGGCAGAATGAGCTGAACGAGGAGAACAG GGTGTTCTTCGATGCCTGTGATGGGCTGTTCACCAACTACAACTGGAAGGAGGAGCACCTGGAGCGCACATGCGGGCTGGCTGGGCCACGCTGCACCGATGTCTATGTTGGCATTGATGTCTTTGCCCGTGGGGACGTGGTCGGTGGTGGCTTCGACACTGACAAG TCCCTGCGCCTGATCCGCCAGCATGGCCTCTCTGCAGCCATCTTTGCTCCTGGCTGGGTCTACGAGCACCTGGGGGAGGAAAACTTCCTGCACAACGAGAACAA GTTCTGGGGCTCGCTGTCTGAGTACCTGCCCACGCACAGCATCTGCACGCTGCCCCTCACCACCTCCTTCAGCCTGGGCATGGGCACCAGCAGGTTCCTGGCTGGGATG gaggaagaggctggCCCCTGGTATGACCTGAGTGCGCAAGAGATCCAGCCGCTCTACCCAGAGCACAAGGGCCGGCTGAGCACCAGCTGTTGTCTGCAGGATGCCTGGTGCGGGGGCAGCTCCCTGAGGCTGCAGGGGTCCATCCCTGCCGGCGAGGAGCGTGTGGCCATCCG ccttttctctttgcagatgCTGGCACCCCCGAAGCTCTTCCTGACCATGGTCTACAAGCTGGAGGGGCCGCACCCTGATGAACTGATGGTTGCGCTGGAGCTCACCACCTGGGACTCGCGTACCTGCCACGAGGGCAACATCACCTCCCTGCCGG AGCCCAACAGCCGCCACCACCCCCGGTTCCTCCcggcacccccaccccgcctcGCCGAGCTGCTTGCTGCCTGCGACCGCAGCTCCCATGGCTGGACTCGCCG GTGCTACGAGCTGGACCTGCAGGACTGCAGCCTGCGAGACCTCTCCCTGCTCTTgtcctgccaccagcccagcctgcaggagaCCCCCTTCACATGCCTCCTCGGAGAGATCCGG GTGCTGGATGCAGCCAGCGTGGTGGCCTCCCCGCCACAGGTGCAGAGCCTGACAGCCTCGCAGCTCTGGTGGCAGGAGGGCCCAGAGGCGAAGCAGCTCTCTCTCAGCCTCACCCTCCGCTGGGCATTCCCACCCAACCGCGCCAGCTGCTTCCGCATCCTCAGCCAGGGTGCCCGGTGCCGCGAGGGCCAGACGCcgctgcagctcctggggctggcgCACGCCTGCCTGTACCGTGTCGTGGGCCTGGTGGTGCCGCAGCCAGCGGCGGGCCAGTCCTGCCGGCTAGAGCTGCTGGTGGAGCCGGTGCTGCGTGATGAACTGCCCGTGGACCCCGACCACTGGGGGCGGCTGGTGCTGGTCTACTCTGAGCCGGCCAGCGGCACCAGCCGAGACGGGCATTAA
- the C1QTNF1 gene encoding complement C1q tumor necrosis factor-related protein 1 isoform X1, translating to MEGLWAPSVLLLSCLLLPSSSGSQLSPSPDQRLQTDPKETPPQHHAARAIQEQKAGSAQEGLLPPRPRCVRCCEPADQRFSYTQYQPLPQINMTILKGEKGDRGERGMQGKFGKTGVAGSRGHAGPKGQKGSMGAPGERCKSHYAAFSVGRKKPLHSNDYYQTLIFDTQFVNLYEHFNMFTGKFYCYVPGIYYFSLNVHTWNQKETYLHIMRNGAEVVILYAQVSDRSIMQSQSVMLELQEQDEVWVRLYKGERENAIFSDEYDTYITFSGHLIKYSGDP from the exons ATGGAGGGGCTTTGGGCGCCCAGtgtcctgctgctttcctgcctgctgctgccctcttcTTCAGGgagccagctcagccccagccccgaCCAGCGTTTGCAGACGGACCCCAAGGAGACACCGCCTCAGCACCATGCTGCCAG GGCCATCCAGGAGCAGAAGGCTGGCAGTGCCCAGGAGGGGCTGCTGCCCCCACGGCCCCGCTGTGTTCGCTGCTGTGAGCCGGCCGACCAGCGCTTCTCCTACACCCAGTACCAGCCTCTGCCTCAAATCAACATGACCATCCTGAAAG GCGAGAAGGGGGACCGCGGTGAGCGAGGCATGCAGGGCAAGTTTGGCAAGACAGGGGTGGCCGGCAGCCGAGGCCACGCAGGGCCCAAGGGACAGAAGGGCAGCATGGGCGCCCCAGGGGAACGCTGCAAGAGCCACTACGCTGCCTTTTCAGTGGGCCGCAAGAAGCCCCTGCACAGCAATGACTACTACCAGACCCTCATCTTCGACACACAGTTTGTCAACCTCTACGAGCACTTCAACATGTTCACGGGCAAGTTCTACTGCTACGTCCCTGGGATCTACTACTTCAGCCTCAACGTGCACACCTGGAACCAGAAAGAGACGTACCTGCACATCATGCGCAATGGGGCAGAGGTGGTCATCCTTTATGCCCAGGTGAGTGACCGCAGCATCATGCAGAGCCAAAGCGTCATGttggagctgcaggagcaggatgaggtCTGGGTGCGGCTCTACAAGGGCGAGCGTGAGAATGCCATCTTCAGCGATGAGTATGACACTTACATCACCTTCAGCGGCCACCTCATCAAGTACAGTGGGGACCCCTGA
- the C1QTNF1 gene encoding complement C1q tumor necrosis factor-related protein 1 isoform X2 produces MEGLWAPSVLLLSCLLLPSSSGSQLSPSPDQRLQTDPKETPPQHHAARAIQEQKAGSAQEGLLPPRPRCVRCCEPADQRFSYTQYQPLPQINMTILKVGRKKPLHSNDYYQTLIFDTQFVNLYEHFNMFTGKFYCYVPGIYYFSLNVHTWNQKETYLHIMRNGAEVVILYAQVSDRSIMQSQSVMLELQEQDEVWVRLYKGERENAIFSDEYDTYITFSGHLIKYSGDP; encoded by the exons ATGGAGGGGCTTTGGGCGCCCAGtgtcctgctgctttcctgcctgctgctgccctcttcTTCAGGgagccagctcagccccagccccgaCCAGCGTTTGCAGACGGACCCCAAGGAGACACCGCCTCAGCACCATGCTGCCAG GGCCATCCAGGAGCAGAAGGCTGGCAGTGCCCAGGAGGGGCTGCTGCCCCCACGGCCCCGCTGTGTTCGCTGCTGTGAGCCGGCCGACCAGCGCTTCTCCTACACCCAGTACCAGCCTCTGCCTCAAATCAACATGACCATCCTGAAAG TGGGCCGCAAGAAGCCCCTGCACAGCAATGACTACTACCAGACCCTCATCTTCGACACACAGTTTGTCAACCTCTACGAGCACTTCAACATGTTCACGGGCAAGTTCTACTGCTACGTCCCTGGGATCTACTACTTCAGCCTCAACGTGCACACCTGGAACCAGAAAGAGACGTACCTGCACATCATGCGCAATGGGGCAGAGGTGGTCATCCTTTATGCCCAGGTGAGTGACCGCAGCATCATGCAGAGCCAAAGCGTCATGttggagctgcaggagcaggatgaggtCTGGGTGCGGCTCTACAAGGGCGAGCGTGAGAATGCCATCTTCAGCGATGAGTATGACACTTACATCACCTTCAGCGGCCACCTCATCAAGTACAGTGGGGACCCCTGA